The following nucleotide sequence is from Myxococcus guangdongensis.
CGAAGCTGGTGGCCTCCACCGCCACCGTCCGCCGCTCCCGACAACAGGTGAGTCGCCTCTATGGACGGGACGTCGCGCTCTTCCCTCCGCCCGGCGTGGATGCCTCCGAGACGTTCTTCGCCTCCGTGGGCAAGAAGGGCGCGCGCCAATACGTCGGCGTGGCGGCACCCGGGCGGCCCATGAAGGCCCTCCTGCTGCGCGTCTATGTCAGCCTGCTCGCCGCCGCCGCGCGCGGCGAACAACTCCACGGCGCCGTGAGCGCGGACCCGTACCTGACGCTCGTCGGCTACTTCAACAGCCTGCGAGAACTGGGCGGCATGCGCCGACTGGTCGAGGACGAGGTGCGCCGACTGGTGATGGACCGCGTCCGCCGTCGTCCCGAGGACTTCAGCAAGGACGCCGAGCATCCCTGGTACCGGGGCAGGACCATCCGCGGCGAGCCCATCGAGTTGACCAGCCGGGAGAAGACCGCCGACATCAAGGTCTCGAAGAACCGCCTGGAGCTCACGCACGGCCAGCCCCAGAGCATCGATGTCGTGCTCGCCAGCAACATGATCTCCGTCGGCGTGGACATCGACCGGTTGGGCCTCATGGTCGTGGCGGGACAGCCCAAGACGACCAGCGAGTACATCCAGGCGTCCAGCCGCGTGGGCCGAAAGATGAACAAGCCCGGCCTCGTGGTGACGTGTCTCAACGCGGCCAAGCCTCGAGACCGCAGCCACTACGAGCGCTTCGGGACGTACCACGAGTCGTTCTATCGCTTCGTCGAAGCCACCTCGGTGACTCCCTTCTCCGCACCGGCGCTCGACCGGGGGCTCGCGGGCGTGGTGGTGGCCCTGGGCCGGCTGCTGGACACCGCCATGACCGCGCCCCTGGAGTGGAAGTCCTTGCAGGCGCACCGGGACGCGCTGGAGCAGGCGCTCGAGATCCTGGCGAAGCGCGCGGGCCGAGGACTGCCCACGGAGGAGGCGGAGCGCGCCAGCGACATCGTGATGCAGCGCGCACGCGGCCTGCTCGACTCGTGGCACAACATCATCGAGCAGGCGAAGAAGGACGCCGCCGAGCGCGCGTACTCGCCCTACGACCCGGCGGGGAAGGGGCTCAAGCCCCTGCTGCGCGGCTTCCTGGACCGCACCGACAACCTCACCCAGGACGAGCTCAAGTTCGAGGCGCCCACGTCCATGCGCGACGTGGAGTCCTCGGTGCACCTGTGGATTTCACGTCAACCCCTGGGCGGCTACCGCGCCCCGAAGGCCGCGACGGAGGAGGTGGCGAATGACGAACCGTAGGAAGTGGACCCGGGCCCGCTCGACGCGGCCTCCGGATGGGCGCGTGCGCCAGAGCCAGGTGGTCTCCACCTTCGGTCCGGGCAGCATGCTGGACCTGCTGAACGATGCAGTCTTGGTGGGCGGCCTGGACTTCTGGCGGCTCAAGGGGCAGGGCGAGGTGGTCAACGAACCACGGCTCCTGGAGATCGTCGAACCGCTGTACCACCGCAACAAGTGGCCGCTCAGCAAGGAGGCTCCCTTCCGCAAGCCCCCGGCTGGCGACGAGCGAGAGCCGACGGAGTCCTGCGGCATCCAGGTGTATGAGTTCCCGCGCTGGTTCGTCTGCCAGAACCCCCACTGCCGCACGCTGGTTCGGGCCAACAGCCTGGAGCGCGTGAACCAGGAGTACCGCCACCGCTGCGCGGGTGTGGACGCGAAGCCCGAGCGCTGCGTTCCGGTGCGCTTCGTCACGGCCTGTCCTCGGGGACACCTGTCGGACATCGACTGGACCTGGTGGATGCACGAGCGCAAGCCTTGCGACGCCCCTCAGCTCAAGCTCGAGGAGGGGGTGAGTGGTGATTTCAGTGACATCGAGGTCGCGTGCTCGACGTGCGGCAAGCGCAGGCGCCTCATCGACATGACCCACAAGGAGCAGCAGGACCGCTGCGACGGGGAGCGGCCCTGGCTGGGATTGGAGGCGCGGGAGCGCTGCGACGAGAAGCAGCGACTGCTGGTCCGCACCGCCAGCAACGGCTACTTCGCGCAGACCACCAGCGCCATCACCATCCCTGAGCCGGAGTCGCTCCGGCGCAAGGTGCAGTCCGCGTGGAGCATCCTCCAGTCCGCCACCGCGGAGACGCTGCCGGCCTTCCGGACCATCCCCCAGGTTCAGGCGGCGCTGGGCTCCGCCTCCAACGGGGAGGTGCTGGCGGCCATCACCGCGGAGCGCGAGCACATGCCCGAAGCCGTCCCGGAGATTCGCACCGCGGAGTGGCTCCAGTTCCTCGCGCAGCCTCAAGAGAAGCCTGGCGAGATGCCCAGGGATCGCACCGAGGTCTTCTGGGCCCGGCGCATCGCTCGGCCCCAGGGACTGCCCCCGCTGGTCGAACGCGTGGTGCTGGCGCGGCGGCTGCGGGAGGTCCAGGCCCAGGTCGGCTTCACGCGGCTGGAGCCCCTCTCGAAGGACCTCCAGGGCCGCTACGACCTGGACGTGGCGCTCGCGCCGATGTCGCTCCACCGGGACTGGGTCCCCGTCACGGAGATGCAGGGCGAGGGCATGCTGCTGGTGCTCGACGAGCAGCAGGTGCATGCCTGGGAGATGTCCGAGCCCGTGCTGCGGCGCGAAGAGGTGCTCCGGGCAGGATATGAGCGCTGGAAGCAGGGCTCCGGTTCGAAGCTCCCGTTCCCGGGCGTGCGGCTCTACCTGCTCCATTCGCTGGCGCACCTGTTGATGACCCAGGTGGCGCTGGAGTGTGGCTATCCCGCGAGCTCCATCCGCGAGCGGCTCTACTGCGCGCCGCACAGCGACGCCGTCCCCATGGCGGGCATCTTGTTGATGACGGGCACCACGGGCGCGGAAGGCACGCTGGGCGGTCTGGTGGAGGAGGGGAGGCGGCTGGGGCAGCACCTCGCCCGGGCGCTGGAGGATGCACGCTTGTGCTCCAACGACCCTGTCTGCGCGCATCACGAACCCACGGGCCGTGATGACCGCGACCTGGAGGGCGCCGCGTGCCACGGGTGCCTCTTCCTCCCCGAGTGCTCCTGCGAGCGTTTCAATCAGTATCTCGACCGCGCGCTCGTCGTGCCCACGCTGGGCCACGAGGACGTTGCCTTCCTGAAAGCGTCGTGGACCTGAGCAGCGTGGCGACGTTGGACCTGTCAACGGCCACGACAGTGCGGCCACGGAGACTGGGTTCAGCCTGAGCTTTCTAGTGTGGCCTTGGCGTCACTAGGTGTGTCTGTCCGTGGGGACGACGGACTTTGCATGCGCCTCCACGCGTGCCCATCCCTTCAGTGTGAGCGCAGGATCTTCGCTCACCGTGGTGGCCCGGAGGTCTGTCAGTCTTTTCACGCGAGTGGGACAACCTTCGGTCCACCCATTGTGCCAAACCACACTTGTTGGAAATCGGACTTGCGGCTAAGACGGCTCAGGGCCTGGTCGGGGAGCTGGTTCGAGCGCGCGTCAGGGGGAAATCAGCAACCCGTCTCCTCGCGGCCCTCCATTTCGCGCGCAAAGGAAATCCTTCATGTATCGTTGTATGCAAGCCGTGTTCGCCACGGTCCTGTGCATCACCCTGGCGTGTGGTTCCCCTGAAGGCAACCGCCAGGATGTGCCGCAGCAGACGGGGTCGGAGGCAAAGGCGCTCACCGACCCGTACAATCCCTTGGCCGAGGGCATTCGTTGGTATCAGAGTTCCCGCTTCTCCAGCGGAGAAAACGAGTCCGCGAGCTATCTCCATCCAGATGCCAACGACGGCTACTTCATCACGTTGAATGGCTGTCCTCCGGAGCTCGAGGACGGCGGCTATTCCCTCTTTGGCTATAACTTCACCTGGACCATCTCCGGCACGACCATCGACACGGGGGGCCTCTGTAAGATCAACCATACCTTCCCCACCCAGGGCGCCTATGACGTCCGCCTGAAGATCACCTACGCGGAGTTCGTGGTGAGCGGGCCGATTCAAACCGCGGAGTACCAACGGTTCGTGACGATTCGGGACTACCTCGTCGTGAGCCTGGGTGACTCCTATGGCTCTGGGGAAGGGGCTCCGGACGTCGTGGCGAACTGGGACAACGACACGCACCCGGTCTGGAAGAATGCGCGATGCCATCGCTCCTTCAAGGCCCCGGCGGCGCGGGCCGCGCTGGCCCTGGAGTCGAGTGATCCTCACTCCTCCGTGACCTTCCTGTCACTGGCGTGCTCCGGCGCGACCCTCCAGCGGACGACCTACAAGGACGAGAACTGGACCGGTGCTCCCATCTGGAGCATCCACGACGGCTTCGCCACCGCCAGCGACGGGCCGCCCCGTGGCTCGGGAATCCTCGGCCCCTATGTGGGCGTCGAGGCCCCCGCCTACCAGCACGGCGCCTGGAATCCCGAGCACTACATGCCCTCGCAGGTCGACAGGCTCGAGGCGCTGGTGGGCAATCGCCCCATCGACGCGCTCGTCCTCAGCGCCGGCGGCAATGACGTGGGCTTCGCAGACATCCTCCGGTTCTGTGTCGTGCACACGGATTGCCACCAGGGCAACGACGGGCAGGAGCTGCGCTCCAAGGTCGATGTGCTCAAGGCCGCCCTGCCCGCGAGCTATGACCTGTTCCAAGCGACGCTCAAGCAGAAGGGCTTCGATGTGCGCAGCACGTACCTCATGGAGTATCCGGACTTCGTGCGTGGCAACTCGGGGCAGGTCTGCCCGGCCATCCTGGAGGAGACGAACTTCCTGCCCAGCCTTGGTGCGGACGCGTCCTATGGAGAGCTGGTGTACCTGGATGGCTATGTCCGGGTGCCCCTGATGAACATGATGCAGGAGGCCGCCGAGCGCCATGGCTGGAACTACGTGTCGGGCATCTCCGATGCGTTCGCGGGAGTCGGCACTGGCGTGGGCCACGGGCTGTGCGCCTCACCCAGCAATCGCTGGGTGAACAACGGCTACGACGCGGCCGCGAATCAAGGGCCGGAGGACAGCGAGCAGGATACCACGGGCACCGCGCACCCCAACGAGACGGGCTACGCCGTCATGACGGTCTTCCTCCAGGAGAAGATGGACGTCACCCTCCCGCCCCTTCCTCGCGTGGGCATCCTGAAGAGCAACGGGGAAGTGCACGCGCACGAGGGTGGCGCCGCCTCCGATTGGGTCCCTCAGTCCGGTGACATCCAGGCGGTGGCCTTGGCCGGCAGCCGCATCGGCGTGCTGAAGCTGAACGGTGACTTCTACCTGAAGGACGGCGCCATCACCGAGCTGTGGAACCTGGTGACGGGCGACGTGGCCTCCATCACGCTGTCGGGCAAGCGCATTGGCATCATCAAGACGAACGGCGAGGCCTACGTGAAGGAAGGCGCGTGGGACGCCCCCTGGGTCCTGATGAGCGGCGACGTCAAGGCCCTCGCCCTGTCTGGCAAGCGCATCGGCATGCTGAAGACCAATGGCCAGTTCTACCTGAAGGACGGAGCCCTCACCGAGCTGTGGGACCTGGTGACGGGGGACGTGGCGTCCATCGCGCTGTCGGGCAAGCGCATCGGCATCATCAAGACGAACACCGATGCCCACGTGAAGGAAGGCGCCTGGGACGCCCCCTGGGTCGCGCTGGGAACCAGCAGCAAGGCCATCGCGCTGACGGAGAACCGCGTGGGCGTGCTGCGGCTCAACGGTGAGTTCGTGCTCAGGGAAGGCGCGCTCACCTCGGCCTGGAACGTGGTGACGGGGGACGTGGCGTCCATCTCGCTGTCGGGCCGGCGCATCGGCATCGTCAAGACGGATGGCAATGGATACGTGAAGGAAGGCGCGTGGACCGAGCTCTGGACCTGGCAGACCACGACCACCACGAAGCTCGTCCTGGCCACGCCGTAGCTCGGACATCCTCATGAACACACACATGACACCCAAACGGTTCAAGCCCTCCACCGGGCCTCTGCTCTCCATCCTCCTGTCGCTCTTCGTCGCGCTGGTCTCGACGGAGGCCCTCGCGCAGTGCCCCACGGGTTCGTTGACCTGTGGTTTCCCGCTGGGCGGCGCCTGCTACTTCCCGGGCAGCTCAAATTGCAGCAACGGCACCGTCTGCGGCCGGGGCTCCGAGGAGTGTGGTGGGGCCTGCTATCGCCCCGGCCTCGAGACCTGTCTGCGGGGCATGTACATCTGCAGCAACGCGTACCTCTGCGGCACCTATTGCATGCGACGTGGGCAGACGTGCCTGGATGGCAATCAGGTCTGTCCCACGGCCCAGGCCTGCCGGGGGCAGTGTCTGGAGGCGGGAGAGTACTGTCCCGCGGACGGCGCCCGCATCGCGATGTTGAAGCAAGGGGGCCAGCTCTACCTGAAGGAAGGCGCGCTCACCGAGCTGTGGAATCTGGTGACAGGGGACGTGGCCTCTGTCGCGCTGGC
It contains:
- the drmB gene encoding DUF1998 domain-containing protein, which codes for MTNRRKWTRARSTRPPDGRVRQSQVVSTFGPGSMLDLLNDAVLVGGLDFWRLKGQGEVVNEPRLLEIVEPLYHRNKWPLSKEAPFRKPPAGDEREPTESCGIQVYEFPRWFVCQNPHCRTLVRANSLERVNQEYRHRCAGVDAKPERCVPVRFVTACPRGHLSDIDWTWWMHERKPCDAPQLKLEEGVSGDFSDIEVACSTCGKRRRLIDMTHKEQQDRCDGERPWLGLEARERCDEKQRLLVRTASNGYFAQTTSAITIPEPESLRRKVQSAWSILQSATAETLPAFRTIPQVQAALGSASNGEVLAAITAEREHMPEAVPEIRTAEWLQFLAQPQEKPGEMPRDRTEVFWARRIARPQGLPPLVERVVLARRLREVQAQVGFTRLEPLSKDLQGRYDLDVALAPMSLHRDWVPVTEMQGEGMLLVLDEQQVHAWEMSEPVLRREEVLRAGYERWKQGSGSKLPFPGVRLYLLHSLAHLLMTQVALECGYPASSIRERLYCAPHSDAVPMAGILLMTGTTGAEGTLGGLVEEGRRLGQHLARALEDARLCSNDPVCAHHEPTGRDDRDLEGAACHGCLFLPECSCERFNQYLDRALVVPTLGHEDVAFLKASWT
- a CDS encoding SGNH/GDSL hydrolase family protein, whose translation is MYRCMQAVFATVLCITLACGSPEGNRQDVPQQTGSEAKALTDPYNPLAEGIRWYQSSRFSSGENESASYLHPDANDGYFITLNGCPPELEDGGYSLFGYNFTWTISGTTIDTGGLCKINHTFPTQGAYDVRLKITYAEFVVSGPIQTAEYQRFVTIRDYLVVSLGDSYGSGEGAPDVVANWDNDTHPVWKNARCHRSFKAPAARAALALESSDPHSSVTFLSLACSGATLQRTTYKDENWTGAPIWSIHDGFATASDGPPRGSGILGPYVGVEAPAYQHGAWNPEHYMPSQVDRLEALVGNRPIDALVLSAGGNDVGFADILRFCVVHTDCHQGNDGQELRSKVDVLKAALPASYDLFQATLKQKGFDVRSTYLMEYPDFVRGNSGQVCPAILEETNFLPSLGADASYGELVYLDGYVRVPLMNMMQEAAERHGWNYVSGISDAFAGVGTGVGHGLCASPSNRWVNNGYDAAANQGPEDSEQDTTGTAHPNETGYAVMTVFLQEKMDVTLPPLPRVGILKSNGEVHAHEGGAASDWVPQSGDIQAVALAGSRIGVLKLNGDFYLKDGAITELWNLVTGDVASITLSGKRIGIIKTNGEAYVKEGAWDAPWVLMSGDVKALALSGKRIGMLKTNGQFYLKDGALTELWDLVTGDVASIALSGKRIGIIKTNTDAHVKEGAWDAPWVALGTSSKAIALTENRVGVLRLNGEFVLREGALTSAWNVVTGDVASISLSGRRIGIVKTDGNGYVKEGAWTELWTWQTTTTTKLVLATP